In one window of Camelina sativa cultivar DH55 chromosome 15, Cs, whole genome shotgun sequence DNA:
- the LOC104748424 gene encoding uncharacterized protein LOC104748424 gives MSDRNGLGPHVHLSGPKSYRQIQDKMEEELGREVRIGEVFIKAHTKPDGTYVDQKAEKIAETYEKNVQERLSQLEEDPSAISDGYSRPRELTAEEYIEIFLQSTEKDSREKPFGVGSLHDCILKEAQRKIEEQAAHMLRHDAEMLRRDAEIAQQSKIIAGQKEKIDELDLVGKFLRECDPRFKQFLTTHSAKETTTMESLQQEDPTSTP, from the exons atgtctgaccgtaatggccTCGGTCCTCATGTCCACCTCTCAGGGCCAAAGTCATATCGACAGATTCAAGACAAAATG GAAgaggaattgggaagagaagtACGTATTGGTGAGGTTTTCATCAAGGCACATACAAAGCCTGATGGGACATATGTTGATCAGAAGGCAGAGAAGATAGCAGAAACATATGAGAAGAATGTGcaagagaggttgtctcagCTCGAGGAAGATCCTTCTGCTATCTCAGATGGTTATTCACGGCCCCGGGAGCTAACAGCTGAAGAATATATAGAAATCTTTCTTCAA tccactgagaaggattcaagagAAAAACcttttggagttggaagcctccATGACTGCATT TTGAAGGAAGCTCAACGGAAGATAGAGGAGCAGGCTGCTCATATGTTGAGGCATGATGCAGAAATGTTGAGGCGTGATGCAGAAATTGCTCAACAATCCAAAATTATTGCTGGACAGAAGGAGAAGATTGACGAGTTGGACTTGGTAGGGAAGTTTCTGCGGGAATGTGATCCACGGTTCAAGCAGTTCTTGACAACTCATTCAGCTAAAGAGACAACCACGATGGAGTCACTTCAACAAGAAGATCCAACTTCAACTCCATAG